TAAGCACATGTATATATGACCAAATATGCAAAtatatgattcataaatatacacaaatttattaaaaaggGCAGAGTGAAGAAAGAAGTGAGATTTAATAAACATCTCAACTGCTCTTTTGCTAATTACAGCTCAACGAAGCATTGGCTTGACGTAACATTTTACATGTTATGTTTGCGTGACCAAGAATTTGGATAATACATGCCTATTACTAAACCTGAGTAGCAAACTTTCTTCTTATGTTCGATTCGATCATGGCCTCTTACTCTTCTTATTTCTACATGTTCTTCTTAGTGATGTTTACATCATATTTTTCTACGATGAGATCAAGCGACGTTGAAGCTCTACTGAGTCTAAGATAATTCATTGATCCGTCCAACTTGATTCCATGGCAAGGAACAGATCTCTGCAACTGGGAAGGTGTTAAAGAATGCATTAATGGACAAACAGCCTCAAAGATTGATTGAGAATTTTAACTTCACTGGTTTATTGGATAAAAGCCAAGAAAATCTTCAGAGCGTGGAATTACTCAATTTGCACTTTCCCATCTTTATTTGCCAATCTGATTTGTATAATCTCTATATTTAAGACTTATTCAATCATACAATAACTGTGCATATGAATGAATACGTAATTCTTGAACGTTGAATTTGAAGCAGAACGCTTTAGACTAATTAATATAATACTGATATcaaaaacttttataatttaaatatattattcaaaacTTTTCTGCATTTCCTACTGCAAAAATGTGTTCAAAACAATATAAACTACATATAAAGTCAAAATAACATTTCAATTAGAGCTAGGCAAAAAAATCCTAACTCGAAAAATCGAACGACTCCGATCCGAGAAAGTAATACTGAACCCAAAGCAAAActgattaattatttaaatgagtTCAAAAATTTGGAATCTAGAGAGAACtggaaccgaacccgatccgaaccaaAATATTTCGAGTATCCGAATGTATCCGAATTAGATTTATTtgtgtaaatatattaattattttcagatttaatatCCATAAGATATTTTGAAGTTATCCAAAGTAcatgaaaatatacataaataatcaaaattaaatatataaaatagctaaaaaaactcaaataCCAAATGTACGTGAAATATCTATTGCATTTCCAtccaaaaatttaatttaaactattgtttttgttaaatttaggtattttgacatatattattaaactttatatgttatatattattattattttttacatttagattttactttatgttttaagttcaactatatttattttggttaaactatcaactatttattttatatttattgcattaatatttgaaaaatccATTTATGCTATTTTCTTTGACCTAAACGACTACAAAACAAAGATACACTACTATCACTAACCACtatcaaaatgatcaaaaaaataattttgaaatcatTAGAGAATGAAACatacgaacccggcgcgtagcgccggaataccactagttaGTAAATAAAGAAGGCAAGAACTGAATCTTATACATGAACCGGGGTGGGTTGAACCATAACCAGGTATAATCAAATCATTAAACCCGGTTCAATGTCAAAAACTAATCGAACCGGATTTGTTTTGATAAAAGCCCTAACCTAAAGAGTATCGTCTCgtgctttttatttttttcccgGGTTTTCGCTTCTCGTCGTTGCCACTTTCAGCTCTCGAAACAAACTGTAGCTTTGGGAATCGCGATTCACAGAATCTagggttttttttcttcttatggtACGATTCTGGACTATCGGTTTCACTCTTTCAGGTCAGTTTTGGATGTTCGTTTTCCTCTTTAATTTCATTCACAGGGGTATATGCTTGAGAGAAGAGAGTCTGATCATGAGTTCTTGTGATTCGATTTGATATTAGAAACTAAAACTTTTTCCTAAAATTGATCAGATTCTATAGCTTTTGATTATTCAATTtgggggtttagggttagcTTTTTGCATTCTCCGATCCTAACTCTTAAAAGTTCGAACCTTTTTTAGGTTAACCCCACAGAACCTCTGACTTGACCAATGTCTGAACGCCGCGCGAAGCGACTCAAAACCTCCAGAGGAGAAGATGATTTCCTCCCTGGGAACATTGTCGAAATCGAGCTTCACAACTTCATGACTTTCAACCACCTCGTTTGCAAGCCTGGTTCCCGTTTAAACCTCGTCATCGGACCAAACGGATCAGGCAAAAGCTCTCTCGTCTGCGCCATTGCGCTTTGTCTCGGTGGCGAGCCTCAGCTTCTCGGCAGAGCGACTAGCGTCGGCGCTTACGTTAAGCGTGGAGAGGATTCTGGCTACGTTAAGATAACTCTCAGAGGGAAAACTAGTGAGGAGAAGTTCACGGTTTTTCGGAAGATTGATACGAGGAACAAGTCTGAGTGGATGTTTAATGGGAACTCTGTTAGTAAGAGAGAGGTTGTTGAGGTCATTCAGAAGTTTAACATTCAGGTTAATAATCTCACGCAGTTTCTGCCGCAAGATAGGGTTTGTGAGTTTGCTAAGCTGACGCCTGTGCAGCTTTTGGAGGAGACTGAGAAAGCTGTTGGTGATCCTCAGTTGCCTGTGCATCACCGTGACCTTGTTGAGAAGAGCCGCGAGCTGAAGCAGCTTGAGAGAGCTGTGGCGAAGAATGGGGAGACGCTGACTCAGCTTAAGGCTCTTGTTGATGAGCAAGAGAAGGATGTGGAGAGGGTTAAGCAGAGGGAGTTGCTTTTGACGAAGGTTGAttcgatgaagaagaagctgccGTGGCTGAAGTATGATAAGAAGAAGTCGGAGTACCAGGCTGctaagaagaagttgaaggaagcCGAGAAGAAATTGGATGAGGCTGCGAGGAGTTTGAGTAATGTGAAGGAGCCTGTTGAGAAGCAGAAGAAGGAGAGGGGAGAGATGGAGTCGAAATGCAAAAAGGTTAAGAAAGTTCTGGAGACTAATGGGTATAAGCGTTCGGATTTGCTCGAGAAAGAAAATGAGGCGGAAGCACGTGTAGTGGCAACGTACAAAGAGCTTGAGGAGctgaagaaacaagaagagcATCGCCAAGAGAGGATTCTGAAAGCTACCGAGGATCTGGCTGCTGCGGAGCAAGAACTCAAAGACCTGCCTGTATATGAACAACCTGTAGCCAAACTTGAAGAGTTGAAGTCTCAGGTTACAGAGCTGCATCACAACATTAACCGGAAGAAGAATCAGAAGGCGGAGAATGAGACCCTCTTGTCTCAGAAAAGACACACCCTGCGGCAATGTGTAGATAAGCTGAAGGAGATGGAGAACGCAAATAACAAACTCTTGAATGCGCTGCATCGCTCTGGAGCTGACAGGATCTATGAAGCGTATCAATGGGTGCAGCAGAATCGTCATGAGTTTAAAAGGGAAGTATATGGTCCCGTTTTGCTAGAGGTTAACGTCCCAAATCGAGAGAACGCGTGCTATTTGGAGGGTCATATTTCTTATTACATCTGGAAGTCTTTTATCACTCAGGATCCCGACGACAGAGATTTGTTGGTTAGGAATCTAAAACGCTTTGATGTTCCTGTTCTAAACTATGTGAGAGATAGCGGCAACCACTCGGCTCCCTTTCATATCTCTGATCATATGCGTTCTCTTGGGCTTCATTCTCGGCTTGATCAGATATTTGATGCTCCTGGCGCTGTTAAGGAGGTATTAACTTCTCAGTTTGGTCTAGATGACTCATACATTGGATCGGAGATTACCGATCAGAGGGCTGAAGAAGTATCTAAGCTGGGTGTCACTGATTTTTGGACACCGGACAATCACTACCGGTGGTCTTCCTCAAGGTATGGTGGACATTCCTCTGCAAGTGTAGACTCTGTACATCCATCACGTCTTCTGTTATGTGGGATGGACGTTGGAGAGCTTGAGAAACTGAGATCAAGAAAGGATGAACTAGAAGACTCTATATCATCCATTGAAGAAACTCGCAAGAGTCTTCAAACAGAGCAAAGACTGTTGGAAGAAGCAGCAGCTAAACTTCATAAAGAGAGGGAGGAGATTATTAACGTCTCGCATATGGAGAAGAAAAAACGCCGCGAGTTGGAATCACGTTAccaacagaggaagaagaagcttgagtccttggagcaagaagagGACATGGATGCTTCAGTCGCTAATCTGATCGAGCAGGCTTCCAAAGCTAACGCTGACCGCTATGCATACGCGATCAATCTCAAGGAGCTGCTCGTGGAAGCTGCTGCTAATAAGTGGAGTTACGCGGAGAAGCATATGGCTTTGATTGAATTGGAAAGAAAAATCAGAGAGTCAGAGATCAACATCAAACAGTACGAGAAGACGGCACAGCAGGCATCCCTCAGCGTTGAGTACTGTAAGAaagaggttgaagagaagcaacTGCAGCTAGCAGCTGCCAAGAGGGATGCAGAATCCATTGCAATCATCACTCCACAGCTCAAAAAGGAGTTCATGGAGATGCCAACCACGATAGAAGAGTTGGAAGCTGCTATACAAGACAATTTCACTCAAGCCAACTCGATCCTCTTTGTAAACCAGAACATACTCCAAGAGTATGAGCATCGCCAGAGTCAGATAGAAACTATTACCACAAAGCTCGAGGCTGATAAAAGAGACTTGAGCAGATGCTTGAAAGAAATCGAATCTCTGAAGGAGAAATGGCTTCCAACGCTGAGAAGGCTTGTTGCTCAGATAAACGAAACTTTCAGCCATAACTTCCAAGAAATGGCTGTTGCAGGGGAAGTTTCGCTGGATGAGCGTGACACCGACTTTGATCAATACGGGATACATATCAAagtgaagttcagggaatctgGGCAGCTTCAGGTTCTAAGTTCTCACCACCAGTCTGGAGGAGAGCGTTCTGTGTCAACCATCCTCTACCTCGTCTCTCTTCAAGATCTCACAAACTGTCCTTTCAGGGTTGTTGATGAGATTAATCAAGGTAAAAAGTGTGCAGCTTTATAAAAGAAACTGTCTGCTAAAAGTTTCTAAAAATGTGCAATTTGCTTCTGCAGGTATGGATCCTATAAACGAGAGGAAGATGTTTCAACAACTGGTTAGAGCTGCTAGCCAACCAAACACACCGCAGTAAGTTTTCCTTGGGAATTGCTCTGAGAATCTGTTGTTCTTTGCATTATATGTCTCGTTTATGGAATTTGTGTTGAAAAGTAAGAAACAATGTGTTTCTCGTGTAGGTGTTTCTTACTGACGCCAAAGCTGTTGCCTGAGCTTGAGTACAGTGAAGCGTGTAGCATACTGAACATCATGAACGGTCCTTGGATCGAGCAGCCTTCGCAAGTTTGGAGCTTTGGTGATAGTTGGGGAAATCTTATGAGACGAGCCGAAGCGAGTTAATGCATCTTGACTTCACCAAAACAGCATCATCTTTtctattttgactttttttttttggaaaaccttGCATCTAATGTTTTATGCTATTTAACCAACCGGTTCAATCAGATTGAACCATAACCGGTTTAAATATGTTACTCGTTGCTTGGTTTACAGTCTATAGTCAAGGTCAGTGAAACCGATATTATGTCCCCTACGactatttttctcttttgtgaCAATGCCATGGGGACGGGACATCACTGACATGAGCTCACGTTCTCCTCACCTTGTCTGTTTCTTGTGAGTAACGTCTCGTCTCAAACACAAGACGTTTCATCTCGAATAGTAAGACGTGTCGCCATATGATTGGCTTATTTATTTCACTTTTCCAGCAATTTAAAATGGTTTAAAAATCAAATCCTTTAAATTTCTTGTTTGACTTTAGATAATTACTTTAAATACCGCtgttaattatttttgtggTCAGGAATCGCCGTAGATTTGTTTTAGAAGAAgcttttaaaatcttaaaacttattaatttcttgACAATAAtagctgatttttttttaaaaaggatttGTTGCTCTTTATAGTTGCGTGGTCAAGaatgagttattcttgggttcaccccctagggtgaacctttaggttcaccaaccaatataaaattgtcattttaaatctagtatcttttaattaaggaaaccaaataacttggcaaattatattattttttcaaaataaaatttaaaaataaataaaaataatatataaaaaacgaattcaaaaaaaaaataatgttgtcaacaaaacactaaaccctaaactctaatactaaaccctaaactcaaatcctaaaccctaaatccttgggtaaaccctaaatccttgggtaaaccctaaatctttggataaacccctaaacccttggaaaaacactaaatatgttgtcaacaaaacactaaaccctaaactctaatcctaaaccctaaacccttgggaaaatcttaaacccttgggtaaaccctaaacccttgggtaaaccctaaacccttgggtaaattctaaattataaattttaaatactaaactctaaatcttaaaaataaatattttttttaaataatcttttcttagaactattgttatttttatttatttaattttttattttttattttaaaagcataatataatttgacaagttattttgtttccttaattaaaagatactagatctaaaatgacaactttctattggttgttgaacctaaaggttcaccctatgGGGTGAACACAAGAAAAAGTCGTCAAGAATAGTCGCGAATCTCGCACCTGCAGTTTTAGACCACAAAGGAAAAGTAAGGGGTCTTTTAGTAAAAAGCTAAAAAGGGAGGGGTGTGAATACGTAATATATCGGAGCCCTAATAGCCGCACGATGTATCTAGGCTGGAAGCTATATATAGAACTCACCCCCACCTTGAGTTCTTGCAACAATCTCACAAACTCGTTTCTTTTCATATTAGGTTTTCAAGTTTTCTGAATCACCTGAATCGGGTTAGTTTCTTAGCTTACTATTTTTGCTTCATATCTTGGATCAACACTGTTGTTGCTgctcttctctttttttctttggagATATTATCTATTGATGGATTGATTATATATGGCCTTCTTTTTCATTTCAGGTTCATCCGTTTGATTTCTTTGGATAAATTGTTTTCTGGTATTACTAAGAGATTAAAAACTCCAGATCGTGATCAACATTCCTATGCATGTAAGTCTTTTACAACGAACGCATTTCGTGTTAATATGTGTTTTCTAGATCAGCCATgcgtattatatatatttgctCATCAGTATTAGCTAGCAATCATTTGTTGTGACGTCGAACTAATGAAATGATCTGATAACGTGTGAGTGAGATACCTGGATTTGTTGGAAAACGTAACAGATCtcaacatttgttatttagcTGAATATTAataaacctttcatggaaacccATTTCCTTGATGTGCATGAAACATTGAATGTTTTATGTTGTTTATTATGATGTTCTAGCCTCTTCACCTTGATCGTCTAGACAGATTGCACGTGATCGCTAGGCTTTGCTATGCTATATGTATTATATCTGATCATTAATTAGTATTAGCAATCATTCGTTGTGACATCTATATCATGAAATAATCTGATTGCGTTTGAGTGAGATACCTGGATGTGTTATAAACGTATAAGATCTTAAcatttttggtttagttttatcATGACCTTTCATGGTAACCCACTTGTTTGATGTCCGAAAAACATTGATGTTGTATGTTTTTAGACGGTCTTAACATTTGTTGTTTGGTTATATCATAACCTTTCATCGAAACCCATGCATTTGTTTGATGTGCAAGAAACATTGAATATTTATGTGTTTATTATGATGTTTGTCTCTTACCCTTACTTTTGGTTTGTTTCTATTACAGAAGAGCGTGAATGATATTATGATGGAATCGAAAGCTGGTAATAACAAGCCTAAAAGTTCCTTATTTTACGAAGCTCCCCTCGGTTACAGCATTGAAGACGTCCGTCCTTTTGGTGGAATCAAGAAATTCAAATCTTCTGTCTACTCTAacgtcagtttttttttattacatcaaCATGTTCTTATTACATTCTTCATGTCTCTTATCCTTTTGTATTCTTACTccctatgttttttattttgttgcagTGCGCTAAGAGGCCATCCTAG
The window above is part of the Brassica napus cultivar Da-Ae chromosome C3, Da-Ae, whole genome shotgun sequence genome. Proteins encoded here:
- the LOC111204312 gene encoding structural maintenance of chromosomes protein 5; translated protein: MSERRAKRLKTSRGEDDFLPGNIVEIELHNFMTFNHLVCKPGSRLNLVIGPNGSGKSSLVCAIALCLGGEPQLLGRATSVGAYVKRGEDSGYVKITLRGKTSEEKFTVFRKIDTRNKSEWMFNGNSVSKREVVEVIQKFNIQVNNLTQFLPQDRVCEFAKLTPVQLLEETEKAVGDPQLPVHHRDLVEKSRELKQLERAVAKNGETLTQLKALVDEQEKDVERVKQRELLLTKVDSMKKKLPWLKYDKKKSEYQAAKKKLKEAEKKLDEAARSLSNVKEPVEKQKKERGEMESKCKKVKKVLETNGYKRSDLLEKENEAEARVVATYKELEELKKQEEHRQERILKATEDLAAAEQELKDLPVYEQPVAKLEELKSQVTELHHNINRKKNQKAENETLLSQKRHTLRQCVDKLKEMENANNKLLNALHRSGADRIYEAYQWVQQNRHEFKREVYGPVLLEVNVPNRENACYLEGHISYYIWKSFITQDPDDRDLLVRNLKRFDVPVLNYVRDSGNHSAPFHISDHMRSLGLHSRLDQIFDAPGAVKEVLTSQFGLDDSYIGSEITDQRAEEVSKLGVTDFWTPDNHYRWSSSRYGGHSSASVDSVHPSRLLLCGMDVGELEKLRSRKDELEDSISSIEETRKSLQTEQRLLEEAAAKLHKEREEIINVSHMEKKKRRELESRYQQRKKKLESLEQEEDMDASVANLIEQASKANADRYAYAINLKELLVEAAANKWSYAEKHMALIELERKIRESEINIKQYEKTAQQASLSVEYCKKEVEEKQLQLAAAKRDAESIAIITPQLKKEFMEMPTTIEELEAAIQDNFTQANSILFVNQNILQEYEHRQSQIETITTKLEADKRDLSRCLKEIESLKEKWLPTLRRLVAQINETFSHNFQEMAVAGEVSLDERDTDFDQYGIHIKVKFRESGQLQVLSSHHQSGGERSVSTILYLVSLQDLTNCPFRVVDEINQGMDPINERKMFQQLVRAASQPNTPQCFLLTPKLLPELEYSEACSILNIMNGPWIEQPSQVWSFGDSWGNLMRRAEAS